A window of the Polaribacter batillariae genome harbors these coding sequences:
- a CDS encoding formylglycine-generating enzyme family protein, whose translation MTFKTKLTFITLSIFFSFIISCDQKKKAKTTVKNEKLTKTISKNNVKTPKEMVWVEGKTFLMGAKEGDPYAMMREKPAHKVSVDGFFIDVHEVTNKQFRAFVEATNYITTAEKPIDWNEIKKDLPAGTQKPADSILQPGSLIFNKHAGKIVSMNNYQQWWTWKVGANWKQPEGPGSSIEGKDNYPVVHVSYDDALAYCKWANRRLPTEAEWESAAQGNNTADTFAWGNNLAELDANANTWQGQFPTENNSVDGFEYISPVKSYPPNSIGLYDMAGNVWEMTTDLFNVNYYKSIKPKEVLNNPKGANTSYSPSNPYQLERVMKGGSFLCHASYCASFRISARMGMEPSSSADHIGFRTVATPKMLADTK comes from the coding sequence ATGACCTTTAAAACAAAACTTACCTTTATAACACTCTCTATATTCTTTTCTTTTATTATTTCATGTGACCAAAAAAAGAAGGCAAAAACGACAGTTAAAAACGAAAAACTTACAAAAACCATTTCGAAAAACAATGTAAAAACTCCTAAAGAAATGGTTTGGGTGGAAGGAAAAACTTTTCTAATGGGGGCAAAAGAAGGCGACCCATATGCTATGATGCGCGAAAAACCTGCACATAAAGTTTCTGTAGATGGGTTTTTTATTGATGTTCACGAAGTTACAAACAAGCAATTTAGAGCATTTGTAGAAGCCACGAATTATATTACAACAGCCGAAAAGCCAATCGATTGGAACGAAATTAAAAAAGATTTACCAGCAGGAACTCAAAAACCAGCAGATTCTATTTTGCAGCCAGGAAGTTTAATTTTTAACAAACATGCAGGCAAAATCGTTTCGATGAACAATTACCAACAATGGTGGACATGGAAAGTTGGTGCAAACTGGAAACAGCCAGAAGGTCCAGGAAGTTCTATCGAAGGAAAAGACAACTACCCAGTTGTACACGTAAGTTACGACGATGCTTTGGCTTATTGTAAATGGGCAAATAGAAGATTGCCAACAGAAGCAGAGTGGGAGTCTGCTGCACAAGGCAATAATACAGCAGATACTTTTGCTTGGGGAAATAATTTGGCAGAACTAGACGCAAATGCAAATACCTGGCAAGGGCAATTTCCAACAGAAAATAATTCTGTAGATGGCTTCGAATATATTTCTCCAGTAAAATCATATCCACCTAACAGTATAGGATTGTATGATATGGCAGGGAATGTTTGGGAAATGACTACGGATTTATTCAATGTAAATTACTACAAATCTATAAAACCAAAAGAGGTTTTAAACAACCCAAAAGGGGCAAATACATCTTATTCACCTTCGAACCCATATCAACTAGAAAGAGTTATGAAAGGAGGGTCTTTTTTATGTCATGCTTCTTATTGTGCGAGTTTTAGAATTTCTGCAAGAATGGGAATGGAGCCAAGTTCAAGTGCAGATCACATTGGTTTTAGAACAGTTGCAACACCAAAAATGTTGGCAGATACAAAGTAA
- a CDS encoding SusC/RagA family TonB-linked outer membrane protein, producing the protein MKKTFYLILLFLPLSFLAQTTLKGKVVDDSKYPLPGASIIVKGTTKGEITDFDGNFTITISKTPVTLVVSYLGYKTKEVLIDKQTNITIELKADTQQLEEIVVIGYGSVNKKDLTGSVASVKVNEVTAQQNTTVDQILQGRAAGVQVTQNAGSPGSGVSVKIRGVNSLRGNNEPLYVIDGVIIASAGEDAGNAGDSNSLQENQSGLNGINPRDIENIEVLKDASATAIYGSRGANGVIIITTKKGKKGKISISSYLTTAASSIDRKIDMLSGLEFAKYQNDVNAVNSQNPDYQITNGEVFRINADGSVNTIASRQANWQDEFYKIGFSQSAGASFSGGSEKGNYFVSVGYNNQGGIVENSKFQTGNFNVNIAQDLSDKLKLNAKFSAFLGGGNFAQDGDRAGGGNRSFVNNILTFRPLEDEDGGIVNPDDAFGPSTWINDFEDVSEESRFIAMMALTYKFDVKGLSFKFQAGGNKREKERRRYYGISTFIGGQGNGVFTSTKLDTKSYQVNNLLTYNNTFNKEHRINAVAGITYDVRERKNTLYAISDFSTNIFGSDLPNYGQAVTRPLTVEPSKTQLLSYLTRLNYTFKNRYVLTGTFRLDGSSKFSKKNRFSAFPSFSLAWRATNENFLKNSKVINNLKIRAGWGRTGNQAIEPYQTFGNYTNVLYGTTGNTTAIGFVPANIGNSDLIWETTEQVNFGIDFGLFDSKITGNIDAYRKQTDDLLQLAAIPVSSAFSNLLINRGSIQTKGIEFSLNANLVDKDDFTIDLGGNIAYSRNKILNLGLPTSDVYINGNLEQRSFYLGDPISSGTFFRVPANIFIEGEQIGLFYGYETDGIYQSGDPINVSNTVAGDVRIIDQNNDGEINADDRTVIGNPNPDFIFGGYLDMKYKGFSLNVLMNGVYGNDIVNGTNVRIGYANGQTHNIIRKAYTEAWSPTNPSTTYPRVGYNKENQALAINDRQVEDGSFLRISNITLGYDIPVEKSKLFSRANIFVSGSNLFTFTNYSGYNPEITSFLYNGNIIGTDWNGAPNAKTITLGLNLNF; encoded by the coding sequence ATGAAAAAAACATTCTATTTAATTTTGCTATTCCTGCCACTTTCGTTTTTGGCACAAACAACTTTAAAAGGTAAGGTTGTAGATGATTCTAAATACCCCTTACCAGGAGCGTCAATTATCGTTAAAGGAACAACAAAAGGAGAAATTACCGATTTCGATGGTAACTTTACCATTACAATAAGTAAAACACCAGTAACATTGGTTGTTAGTTATTTAGGTTATAAAACAAAAGAAGTTCTAATAGACAAACAAACTAACATTACAATAGAATTAAAAGCAGATACTCAGCAATTAGAAGAAATTGTGGTTATTGGTTATGGTTCTGTAAATAAAAAAGATTTAACAGGTTCTGTTGCTTCTGTAAAGGTAAATGAAGTAACTGCTCAACAAAACACAACAGTCGATCAAATTCTTCAGGGTAGAGCTGCTGGAGTTCAAGTAACTCAGAATGCAGGTAGTCCTGGTTCTGGTGTTTCTGTAAAAATTAGAGGTGTTAATAGTTTAAGAGGTAATAACGAACCATTATATGTTATCGATGGAGTTATTATAGCTTCTGCAGGTGAAGACGCAGGAAACGCTGGAGACAGTAATTCTCTTCAAGAAAATCAAAGTGGGTTAAATGGTATTAACCCTAGAGATATTGAAAATATTGAAGTTCTTAAAGATGCTTCTGCTACTGCCATTTATGGTTCTCGAGGAGCAAATGGAGTTATTATTATTACTACCAAAAAAGGTAAAAAAGGTAAAATCTCTATTTCTAGTTATTTAACCACAGCCGCATCTAGTATTGATCGTAAAATAGATATGTTAAGTGGTTTAGAATTTGCTAAATACCAAAATGATGTAAATGCTGTAAACTCACAAAATCCAGACTATCAAATTACAAATGGAGAGGTTTTTAGAATTAATGCTGATGGATCTGTGAATACAATTGCATCTAGACAAGCTAATTGGCAAGATGAATTCTATAAAATAGGATTTTCTCAATCTGCTGGTGCTTCTTTTAGTGGTGGTTCTGAAAAAGGCAATTACTTTGTTTCTGTTGGTTACAATAACCAAGGAGGAATCGTAGAAAACTCTAAATTTCAAACAGGAAACTTTAATGTAAATATTGCACAAGACCTATCAGACAAATTAAAATTGAATGCGAAATTTAGTGCATTTTTAGGAGGTGGTAATTTTGCGCAAGATGGTGATAGAGCAGGTGGAGGTAATCGTAGTTTTGTAAATAATATCTTAACGTTTAGACCTTTAGAGGATGAAGACGGAGGTATCGTAAATCCAGATGATGCATTTGGCCCTAGTACATGGATTAATGATTTCGAAGATGTTTCTGAAGAAAGCCGTTTTATTGCAATGATGGCACTTACTTATAAATTTGATGTAAAAGGGTTAAGCTTTAAGTTTCAGGCTGGTGGAAACAAGCGCGAGAAAGAAAGAAGAAGGTATTATGGCATTTCTACTTTTATTGGTGGGCAAGGAAATGGAGTGTTTACATCTACAAAGTTAGACACAAAATCTTATCAGGTAAACAATTTACTTACCTATAATAATACTTTTAACAAAGAACATAGAATTAATGCTGTTGCTGGAATAACCTATGATGTTAGAGAAAGAAAAAATACTTTATATGCAATATCAGATTTCTCGACAAATATTTTTGGTTCAGATTTACCTAATTACGGTCAAGCTGTTACTAGACCTTTAACTGTAGAGCCCTCTAAAACACAATTACTATCTTATTTAACTCGTCTAAACTATACCTTTAAAAATAGATATGTTTTAACGGGTACATTTAGACTAGATGGTTCTTCTAAGTTTTCTAAAAAAAATAGATTTAGTGCATTCCCATCATTCTCTCTTGCTTGGAGAGCAACGAATGAGAATTTCTTAAAAAATTCTAAAGTTATAAACAATTTAAAAATTAGAGCAGGTTGGGGTAGAACAGGTAATCAAGCTATTGAACCTTACCAAACATTTGGAAATTACACTAATGTTTTATACGGTACAACAGGTAATACTACAGCTATAGGATTTGTTCCTGCAAATATTGGTAACAGCGATTTAATTTGGGAAACAACAGAACAAGTTAATTTTGGTATAGATTTCGGTTTATTCGACAGTAAAATTACAGGTAACATAGATGCCTATAGAAAACAAACTGACGATTTATTACAATTAGCAGCTATACCTGTTTCTAGTGCGTTTTCAAACTTATTAATAAATAGAGGAAGTATTCAAACAAAAGGTATAGAATTTTCTTTAAATGCTAACTTAGTTGATAAAGATGATTTTACAATTGATCTTGGAGGAAATATAGCTTACAGTAGAAATAAAATTTTAAACTTAGGTCTTCCTACTTCAGATGTTTACATTAACGGAAATTTAGAGCAACGCTCTTTTTATTTGGGAGACCCAATATCATCAGGAACTTTTTTTAGAGTACCAGCAAATATTTTTATAGAAGGTGAACAAATAGGATTGTTTTATGGCTATGAAACAGATGGTATTTATCAATCTGGAGACCCTATTAATGTCTCAAATACAGTTGCTGGAGATGTTAGAATCATTGATCAAAATAATGATGGAGAAATAAATGCAGACGATAGAACTGTTATAGGTAATCCAAACCCAGATTTTATATTTGGTGGATATTTAGATATGAAATATAAAGGATTTAGTCTAAATGTATTAATGAATGGTGTTTACGGGAATGATATTGTTAACGGAACAAATGTTCGCATAGGTTATGCAAATGGACAAACTCACAATATTATAAGAAAAGCCTATACAGAGGCATGGTCGCCTACAAATCCATCTACAACATATCCACGAGTTGGTTACAATAAAGAAAATCAAGCTCTAGCAATTAATGATAGACAAGTAGAAGATGGTAGTTTTTTAAGAATAAGTAACATTACTCTAGGATATGATATTCCTGTGGAAAAATCAAAGTTATTTAGTAGAGCCAATATTTTTGTTTCTGGATCTAATTTATTTACTTTCACAAACTATAGTGGTTATAACCCTGAGATTACTAGTTTTTTATATAATGGTAACATTATAGGAACTGATTGGAATGGAGCGCCAAATGCTAAAACCATAACATTAGGTTTAAACTTAAATTTTTAA
- a CDS encoding peptidoglycan-binding domain-containing protein produces MKQIIIFLLLIIAFFIGFGKYQQYKRYHSPNVNYKTNAKIDVNYYNKETVLNYNKAIEDLNSFIMLQWTANEIDVRTPEDDDTETKVAVKEYAKKLAKVKYYEAILENSNQLKEKGLSNKEVKFLEETGTNLKTHLLKKENTVYKNNMRALFADSKKIVYNQKTALIYEVQKLLVKNGFDIAVDGIYRVETSNAIKSFEEKNNLLADGKLDVLTLDVLLE; encoded by the coding sequence ATGAAACAAATTATTATATTTTTACTACTTATTATTGCTTTTTTTATCGGGTTTGGAAAATATCAACAATATAAAAGATACCACTCGCCAAATGTAAATTATAAAACAAATGCAAAAATTGATGTAAATTATTACAACAAAGAAACTGTGTTAAATTACAACAAAGCCATCGAAGATTTAAATAGTTTTATAATGTTACAATGGACAGCAAACGAAATAGATGTTAGAACTCCAGAAGACGATGATACTGAAACAAAAGTTGCTGTAAAAGAATATGCTAAAAAATTGGCAAAAGTTAAGTATTATGAAGCTATTTTAGAAAACTCTAATCAATTAAAAGAAAAAGGTCTTTCTAACAAAGAAGTTAAATTTTTAGAAGAAACTGGCACTAATTTAAAAACGCATCTTCTAAAAAAAGAAAATACTGTTTATAAAAATAATATGAGAGCCTTGTTTGCTGACTCTAAAAAAATAGTTTATAACCAAAAAACTGCGCTAATTTACGAGGTACAAAAATTACTGGTTAAAAATGGTTTTGATATTGCTGTAGATGGAATTTACAGAGTAGAAACTTCTAATGCAATTAAATCTTTCGAAGAAAAAAACAACCTTCTTGCAGATGGAAAATTAGATGTTTTAACTTTGGATGTTTTGTTGGAGTAA
- a CDS encoding ATP-binding protein, giving the protein MKFIIEVFSIFILFFAQNKYAQNKIEFSQLEGENVSTQSITYAIKQDYIGNIWIASEEGILKHNSKFYKVYNTYNGLPETLSNRVNEIFIAKNNNIWAGLEKGVCLYNKELDKFELISSENNINPSLVTSIDEDAAGNIWIGGFNGLWMYNYATQKIKNVGYQKPIETLVVFKNDVYCGTAKGLFKYSTETKKITKIELSEAIKDVHFINNIKNTIYGATKKGVVFKLKTVFDKISFDKIMYDFKFTVKDIIEGKNNSIYVATDGDGIYQLDDKSNIIRHFIQDSNNPSSISSNGVYDLELSSEGILWVATYGGGINYFNSKSLPFLKIQHQLNNENSLSSNFTRSIAEDKNGNLWFGTKKGLSIWNRKKNTWKHISQFDRKNKSSVIVLAIEADNNFMWIGTYNFGLYKINVNNFSITSFNDQHKNKNLITKIYAIKKDSNNTIWVGGIDKNLIAIAPSGTIKEFPILHIKSITEANNGTILAAGRNGIYRINPKNNNFRIVEDLEPSKSTLAYSSIHAVAETSNNNLIIGTNGAGIIFYNSASKKIKKLNINSGMPSDIVQGVLLENDSAIWASTTRGLVNIKTLKKDTIINIYDKKDGLASTEYNYGSYAMLNKNLMAFGGVNGVTLFDPKKIVIQEQKPKLVFDEFKLFNQGIKPSEKPLGKHINETSTILLKSNENSIEIEFTGIQHSTSSKMKYSWILEGFDEDWSKPSVNNFAAYTNLSSGNYTFKVKAINKYNFESDLRTIQIKVASPWWTTTSAFVIYGIIFILLILGVIYFTTVIMNKKNAEDQIEFFNNITHEIKTPLTILMSSLENITNESSDTTKNSNKRIKTTVKRINSLFEQMLNFHKVTSQDSIFQEVSKVDVNKYLQRRINNFKPLTEERNISIEVNNHWTDQIFYYYRDVFDKIILNLLSNAIKYSFDNGKITINLHKTPKGELQIQIADQGIGIPKDQQKFILKRYYRARNAINSQRPGTGLGLIMTKKLVEKTGGNISFESLENKGTTFTIVLKNLTSEYKESTIQEKELIQIENAIEEQTELDKFSNAKILIVEDNDELRDLLVEKLGTYFQIFEASNGVEGIEIASQHFPDIILTDLIMPKMDGMEMAKQLKENINLNHIPVFMLTVLQNSTQKLESIEAGVSEYIEKPVDIKLLLAKILNTLKFQIKLREKYVHDSDTENASLFRNQKDQDFLQDLENKVLENIENNSFSVHDLSKSFGMSRTSLYMKLKNLVDLSPQDFVIHTKLKQAKSLLIKGELSIKEVAYSSGFSNPKYFSTSFKKFYGKTPSAFIESLKNNSF; this is encoded by the coding sequence TTGAAATTTATTATTGAGGTATTTTCTATTTTCATTTTATTTTTTGCTCAAAATAAGTACGCTCAAAATAAAATTGAATTTTCGCAACTTGAGGGAGAAAATGTTTCTACCCAAAGTATTACTTATGCTATAAAACAAGATTATATTGGTAATATTTGGATTGCTTCTGAAGAAGGAATATTAAAACACAATTCTAAATTTTATAAGGTTTACAATACTTATAATGGATTGCCAGAAACACTTAGCAACAGAGTAAACGAAATTTTTATTGCTAAAAATAATAATATTTGGGCAGGCTTAGAAAAAGGGGTTTGCTTGTATAATAAAGAGTTAGATAAGTTCGAACTTATTAGCAGCGAAAATAACATCAACCCATCTTTAGTAACCTCTATTGATGAAGATGCTGCTGGCAATATTTGGATTGGCGGATTTAATGGTTTGTGGATGTACAATTACGCAACCCAAAAAATTAAAAATGTTGGGTACCAAAAACCAATTGAAACCCTTGTTGTTTTTAAAAATGATGTTTATTGTGGCACTGCAAAAGGACTTTTTAAATACAGTACAGAAACTAAAAAAATCACAAAAATCGAACTTTCGGAGGCTATTAAAGACGTTCATTTTATAAATAATATTAAAAACACCATTTACGGCGCAACAAAAAAAGGAGTTGTATTTAAACTAAAAACGGTTTTCGATAAAATTTCTTTCGATAAAATCATGTACGATTTTAAGTTTACTGTAAAAGATATTATCGAAGGAAAAAATAACAGCATTTATGTTGCTACAGATGGCGATGGTATTTATCAATTAGATGATAAAAGCAATATAATTCGTCATTTTATACAAGATTCTAACAATCCTAGCTCCATTTCTAGTAATGGGGTTTACGATTTAGAATTAAGTTCAGAAGGTATTTTATGGGTTGCTACTTATGGAGGAGGCATTAATTATTTTAACTCTAAAAGTCTTCCTTTTTTAAAAATTCAACATCAGCTAAATAACGAGAATAGCTTATCTAGCAATTTTACAAGAAGTATTGCAGAAGACAAAAACGGAAATTTATGGTTTGGAACCAAAAAAGGATTGAGCATTTGGAATCGTAAAAAAAATACTTGGAAACATATTTCGCAGTTCGACCGTAAAAACAAATCGTCTGTAATCGTTTTAGCCATTGAGGCAGATAATAATTTTATGTGGATTGGAACCTATAATTTTGGGTTGTATAAAATTAATGTCAATAATTTTTCTATTACAAGCTTTAACGACCAACACAAAAACAAAAATCTTATCACTAAAATTTATGCCATAAAAAAAGACTCAAATAACACGATTTGGGTGGGTGGTATTGATAAAAATTTAATTGCAATTGCTCCTTCTGGAACTATAAAAGAATTTCCTATTCTTCATATTAAATCGATTACAGAAGCTAATAACGGAACCATTTTAGCAGCAGGAAGAAATGGAATTTATAGAATCAATCCAAAAAATAATAACTTTAGAATTGTCGAAGATTTAGAACCTAGTAAAAGTACATTGGCCTATTCTTCCATTCATGCAGTCGCAGAAACCTCTAACAACAACTTAATAATTGGCACAAATGGAGCTGGTATTATTTTTTACAATTCAGCTTCTAAAAAAATTAAAAAACTAAATATTAATTCTGGCATGCCTTCGGATATTGTACAAGGTGTACTTTTAGAAAACGACAGTGCCATTTGGGCGAGTACCACAAGAGGACTTGTAAATATTAAAACCTTAAAAAAAGATACCATTATTAACATTTACGATAAAAAAGATGGTTTGGCAAGTACCGAATATAATTACGGAAGTTATGCTATGTTGAATAAAAACCTAATGGCTTTTGGTGGTGTAAATGGGGTTACTTTATTCGATCCAAAAAAAATTGTGATTCAAGAACAAAAGCCAAAGTTAGTTTTCGACGAATTTAAATTATTTAATCAAGGGATAAAACCTTCGGAAAAACCTTTAGGAAAACATATTAATGAGACTTCGACCATTCTTTTAAAAAGTAACGAGAATTCAATAGAAATAGAATTTACAGGAATACAACACAGTACTTCTAGTAAAATGAAATATTCTTGGATTTTAGAAGGTTTCGATGAAGATTGGTCTAAACCCTCTGTTAATAATTTTGCAGCTTACACCAATTTAAGTAGTGGTAACTACACCTTTAAAGTAAAAGCTATTAATAAATACAATTTCGAAAGTGATCTTCGAACCATTCAAATAAAAGTAGCATCTCCTTGGTGGACTACCACAAGCGCATTTGTTATTTATGGAATTATTTTTATTCTTTTAATATTGGGCGTTATTTATTTTACAACTGTAATAATGAATAAGAAAAATGCCGAAGACCAAATTGAATTCTTCAACAATATTACTCACGAAATAAAAACCCCACTAACCATCTTAATGTCTTCTTTAGAGAACATTACAAACGAAAGTTCAGATACTACAAAAAACTCTAATAAGAGAATAAAAACAACGGTTAAGAGAATCAACTCACTTTTCGAACAAATGCTAAATTTCCATAAAGTTACCTCTCAAGATAGTATATTTCAGGAAGTTTCTAAAGTTGATGTAAATAAGTATTTACAACGAAGAATTAACAATTTTAAGCCTTTAACAGAAGAAAGAAACATTTCTATAGAAGTAAATAATCATTGGACAGATCAAATTTTTTATTATTACAGAGATGTTTTCGATAAAATTATACTAAACCTGCTTTCTAATGCCATTAAGTATTCTTTTGATAACGGAAAAATTACCATCAATTTACACAAAACCCCAAAAGGAGAGCTTCAAATACAAATTGCAGACCAAGGAATTGGCATTCCTAAAGATCAACAAAAATTTATTTTAAAAAGATATTACAGAGCAAGAAACGCAATTAATAGCCAAAGACCTGGAACAGGATTGGGTTTAATAATGACCAAAAAATTAGTTGAAAAAACAGGTGGAAACATCAGTTTTGAAAGTTTAGAAAACAAAGGCACTACTTTTACCATCGTTTTAAAAAATTTAACATCCGAATATAAAGAAAGTACCATACAAGAAAAAGAATTAATACAAATAGAAAATGCAATTGAAGAACAAACCGAACTAGATAAATTTAGCAATGCAAAAATTTTAATTGTCGAAGATAATGATGAGTTAAGAGATCTTTTAGTGGAAAAACTAGGAACTTATTTTCAAATTTTCGAAGCCAGCAATGGAGTTGAAGGTATTGAAATCGCATCGCAGCATTTTCCTGATATTATCTTAACCGATTTAATTATGCCAAAAATGGACGGAATGGAAATGGCAAAACAATTAAAAGAAAACATTAACCTAAACCACATTCCTGTTTTTATGTTAACGGTTTTACAAAACTCTACTCAAAAATTAGAAAGCATAGAAGCTGGCGTGTCTGAGTATATCGAAAAGCCTGTTGATATTAAATTACTACTTGCAAAAATTTTAAATACCTTAAAATTTCAAATAAAATTACGAGAAAAATACGTTCACGATTCAGATACAGAAAACGCTTCTTTATTTAGAAACCAAAAAGACCAAGATTTTTTACAAGATTTAGAAAATAAAGTTTTAGAAAATATAGAAAATAACTCGTTCTCTGTACACGATTTATCGAAGAGTTTTGGAATGAGTAGAACATCTTTATATATGAAACTAAAAAACTTGGTAGATTTATCGCCACAAGACTTTGTAATTCACACAAAATTAAAGCAAGCAAAAAGCTTATTAATTAAAGGCGAGTTAAGCATTAAAGAAGTCGCTTACAGTTCTGGTTTCTCTAACCCCAAATATTTTAGCACTTCTTTTAAAAAGTTCTATGGAAAAACACCAAGTGCATTTATAGAAAGTCTAAAAAACAATTCTTTTTAA
- a CDS encoding RagB/SusD family nutrient uptake outer membrane protein, translated as MKNYKFTLLLIFGLIASSCDLEEEPPFLANENVYSTASTATSALIGMYQSLITYDYYGNEFMNLTCLNSGFGVTKRGGQRNTNIHNTTTASLKPTSSTRQVELAWSSMYRTIGLANDAIKSAKVVENPVTQDDKVINDVIGQAYFLRAFNYFNLVRMWGEVPLRISPATKETIHLAKSPIKDVYAQIINDVKMAQSLMNSSIGDFAVKPYAADMLLAKVYMQLATAPATHQEAGLNYWDLAYKEAIKVYGAYSLYPSYAGLFEVSNGNNTSESIFELQSSEGASSDHIRAFTPSNFSTSQNFGWLQVNSEVYDLHATTYPNDPRIESTYLSEFINVRNGKPFKLYPVVPRSNNFLRSFPYFFKLGTKNPENVSTLHNKNFKIYRYADLLLMLAEISNELQNGEELGYVSEVLARVGLTPQAEYSGGKDSFRKAIMKEYQFELLFEGQDWFTNRRRGYTYFLENVINYHNNHPNFNPRVDVKLETDEATVMYLPIPQIEITTNQLISE; from the coding sequence ATGAAAAATTATAAATTTACATTATTGTTAATTTTTGGTCTAATAGCTTCGAGCTGTGATCTAGAAGAAGAACCTCCATTTTTAGCAAATGAAAACGTGTATAGTACTGCAAGTACTGCAACATCAGCTTTAATTGGTATGTATCAAAGCCTAATAACTTATGATTATTATGGAAATGAATTTATGAACTTAACTTGTTTAAATTCTGGTTTTGGTGTAACTAAAAGAGGGGGGCAAAGAAATACAAATATTCACAACACTACAACTGCTTCTTTAAAACCAACAAGTTCCACAAGACAAGTAGAACTTGCTTGGTCTTCTATGTATAGAACTATTGGGCTAGCTAATGATGCCATTAAATCGGCTAAGGTTGTTGAAAATCCTGTAACACAAGACGATAAGGTTATTAATGATGTTATTGGGCAAGCTTATTTCTTAAGAGCTTTTAATTATTTTAATTTAGTTAGAATGTGGGGAGAAGTACCTTTAAGAATTTCACCAGCAACCAAAGAAACTATACATTTAGCAAAATCTCCAATTAAAGATGTTTATGCTCAAATTATAAACGATGTTAAAATGGCTCAAAGTTTAATGAATTCTTCAATTGGCGACTTTGCAGTAAAACCTTATGCAGCAGATATGTTGCTGGCTAAAGTGTATATGCAGTTAGCAACTGCTCCAGCAACACACCAAGAAGCAGGTTTAAATTATTGGGATTTAGCTTACAAAGAGGCAATAAAAGTCTATGGAGCTTATTCATTATATCCAAGTTATGCAGGCTTATTTGAAGTTTCTAATGGTAATAATACAAGCGAGTCAATTTTTGAACTTCAATCTTCAGAAGGTGCATCATCAGATCATATTAGAGCATTTACTCCTTCAAACTTCTCAACATCACAAAACTTTGGTTGGTTACAAGTAAACTCAGAAGTATACGATTTACATGCAACAACATACCCAAACGACCCTAGAATTGAATCTACATATCTTAGCGAGTTTATTAACGTGAGAAATGGTAAACCTTTTAAGCTTTATCCAGTAGTACCTAGAAGTAATAATTTTTTGAGAAGTTTCCCTTACTTTTTTAAATTGGGAACTAAAAACCCAGAAAATGTTAGCACGTTGCATAATAAAAATTTTAAAATTTATAGATATGCAGATTTATTATTAATGCTAGCTGAAATTTCAAATGAATTACAAAACGGAGAAGAATTAGGTTATGTTTCCGAAGTTTTAGCAAGAGTTGGTTTAACTCCGCAGGCAGAATACTCTGGAGGTAAAGATTCTTTTAGAAAAGCAATTATGAAAGAATATCAATTTGAATTATTGTTCGAAGGTCAAGATTGGTTTACTAATAGACGTAGAGGTTACACATATTTTTTAGAGAATGTAATTAATTATCATAACAATCATCCTAATTTTAATCCAAGAGTAGATGTTAAGCTAGAAACAGACGAGGCAACAGTTATGTATTTACCAATACCGCAAATTGAAATTACTACAAACCAACTTATTTCTGAATAA